Proteins encoded by one window of Ramlibacter tataouinensis:
- a CDS encoding alpha/beta hydrolase family protein, which produces MSDFQPQLATIDVKPGAALESQSGLQLLRPRIYGAFAQPPGPKRVAAIVMHPASNFMGHYLLAPLAQRGVACLGLNSRYAGNDTLLLMERVIQDLGAGVQWLRAQGYDKVVLVGNSGGAALAASYQAQAENLTIDRMLDGDPAGLSPADLPPVQGIALCAAHEGRSTLMRNWIDPSVFDEADPLSANPDLDMYDPANGPPYAPEFLARFKAAQQARLARIERWVQERLAVLRRLDAPGSPRDQVFVIHRTHADPRCLDLSLDPNDREVGSVWGSGAAGARAVNFAASQMGRITSLTGFLSQWSSLSRADGPANLARTSVPVLLHTYTADQSTFPSTRDAWLAAAPGRIRNIDVKGGNHYLAGQPALVEQVADEMADWMRAL; this is translated from the coding sequence ATGAGCGACTTTCAGCCGCAACTCGCCACCATCGACGTCAAGCCCGGCGCCGCGCTGGAGAGCCAATCGGGACTGCAACTGCTGCGCCCGCGCATCTACGGCGCCTTCGCGCAGCCGCCCGGCCCGAAGCGGGTGGCGGCGATCGTGATGCACCCGGCCAGCAACTTCATGGGCCACTACCTGCTGGCGCCGCTGGCGCAGCGCGGCGTCGCCTGCCTGGGGTTGAACTCGCGCTATGCCGGCAACGACACGCTGCTGCTGATGGAGCGCGTGATCCAGGACTTGGGCGCCGGCGTGCAGTGGCTGCGGGCGCAGGGCTACGACAAGGTGGTGCTGGTGGGCAACTCGGGCGGCGCCGCGCTGGCGGCGTCCTACCAGGCGCAGGCGGAGAACCTGACCATCGACCGCATGCTCGACGGCGACCCGGCCGGCCTGTCGCCGGCGGACCTGCCGCCGGTGCAGGGCATCGCCCTGTGCGCCGCGCACGAGGGCCGCTCGACGCTGATGCGCAACTGGATCGACCCGTCCGTATTCGACGAGGCCGATCCGCTGTCGGCCAACCCCGACCTCGACATGTACGACCCGGCCAACGGCCCGCCGTATGCGCCGGAGTTCCTGGCGCGCTTCAAGGCCGCCCAGCAGGCCCGGCTGGCGCGCATCGAGCGCTGGGTGCAGGAGCGCCTGGCCGTCCTGCGCCGACTCGACGCGCCGGGCAGCCCGCGCGACCAGGTGTTCGTCATCCACCGCACCCACGCCGATCCGCGTTGCCTGGACCTCTCGCTCGATCCCAACGACCGCGAGGTCGGCAGCGTGTGGGGCAGCGGGGCGGCCGGCGCCCGCGCGGTGAACTTCGCGGCCAGCCAGATGGGCCGCATCACCTCGCTCACGGGCTTCCTGTCGCAGTGGTCGTCGCTCAGCCGCGCCGACGGGCCGGCCAACCTGGCGCGCACCAGCGTGCCGGTGCTGCTGCACACCTACACCGCAGATCAGTCGACCTTCCCCAGCACGCGTGACGCCTGGCTGGCCGCGGCGCCCGGGCGCATCCGGAACATCGACGTGAAGGGCGGCAACCACTACCTGGCCGGGCAGCCGGCGCTGGTCGAGCAGGTGGCCGACGAGATGGCCGACTGGATGCGGGCGCTCTGA
- a CDS encoding ABC transporter permease — protein MLRLEARPEPSRFWSLASPLLALVLTVVIGVLLFAALGKDPVRGLQVFFWEPVKSAYALGELTVKATPLLLIALGLAVCFRSNVWNIGAEGQFIVGAILAGGVALMAGKDTSRWIVLAVLLAGTVGGMLWASVTAALRDRFNANEILVSLMLVYVAEQLLFYLVFGPWKDPGGYNFPQTRTFEAVTQVPRLMAGSRVSIGVLIALAGVALLWIFLFRTRAGFAQQVGGLAPAAARYAGFSSRKALWLALLLSGGTAGLAGALEVAGPIGQLTPHVPAGYGFAAIIVAFVGRLHPVGMVFSAILMSMFYIGGELAQSRLGLPKSLTGVFQGLLLFTLLACDTLIAYRLRWRSSATQAKPSVAMASKKGAA, from the coding sequence ATGCTTAGGCTGGAAGCCCGTCCCGAGCCTTCGCGCTTCTGGAGCCTGGCCTCGCCGCTGCTGGCGCTGGTGCTGACGGTGGTGATCGGCGTGCTGCTGTTCGCCGCCCTCGGCAAGGACCCGGTGCGCGGCCTGCAGGTGTTCTTCTGGGAGCCGGTCAAGTCGGCCTACGCGCTGGGCGAGCTGACGGTGAAGGCGACGCCGCTGCTGCTGATCGCGCTCGGCCTGGCGGTGTGCTTCCGCTCCAACGTCTGGAACATCGGCGCCGAGGGCCAGTTCATCGTCGGCGCCATCCTGGCCGGCGGGGTGGCGCTGATGGCCGGCAAGGACACCAGCCGCTGGATCGTGCTGGCGGTGCTGCTGGCCGGCACCGTGGGCGGCATGCTGTGGGCCTCGGTCACGGCGGCGCTGCGCGACCGCTTCAACGCCAACGAGATCCTGGTCAGCCTGATGCTGGTCTACGTGGCCGAGCAGCTGCTGTTCTACCTGGTGTTCGGGCCGTGGAAGGACCCGGGCGGCTACAACTTCCCGCAGACCCGCACCTTCGAGGCGGTGACCCAGGTGCCGCGGCTGATGGCCGGCTCGCGCGTGAGCATCGGCGTGCTGATCGCGCTGGCCGGGGTGGCGCTGCTGTGGATCTTCCTGTTCCGCACCCGGGCCGGCTTTGCCCAGCAGGTGGGCGGGCTGGCGCCGGCGGCGGCGCGCTACGCCGGCTTCTCCTCGCGCAAGGCGCTGTGGCTGGCGCTGCTGCTGTCCGGCGGCACGGCCGGCCTGGCCGGCGCGCTGGAGGTGGCCGGCCCGATCGGCCAGCTGACGCCGCACGTGCCGGCCGGCTACGGCTTCGCCGCCATCATCGTGGCCTTCGTCGGGCGCCTGCACCCGGTCGGCATGGTGTTCTCGGCCATCCTCATGAGCATGTTCTACATCGGCGGCGAACTCGCGCAGTCGCGGCTCGGCCTGCCCAAGTCGCTGACCGGCGTGTTCCAGGGGCTGCTGCTGTTCACGCTGCTGGCCTGCGACACGCTGATCGCCTACCGGCTGCGCTGGCGTTCATCGGCGACCCAGGCGAAGCCCTCGGTGGCGATGGCGTCGAAGAAGGGGGCCGCCTGA
- a CDS encoding LysR family transcriptional regulator, giving the protein MRDQDLFDKIDLHLIRVLHTVLTERSVSRAAVRLGMHQPQVSAALRRLRELAGDPLLVRSGTGMVPTDAALRMVEPSARILRAAESLFSDARGFDPATTAQTFRVAASDYLDPQFLPALVADVKAQAPHAGIEIHPLSPDGHYSERLAQGEVDVVIGNWLQPPGDLHRAELFTDPVACLVGRDHPAVRRGWSADDWLAAEHVAPTPLHPGARGVIDEHLESLGLARNITARCAHFGLIPAMVAASLLVMTTGRQFCERYAGGLPLAILPPPIDFPPLTYYQLWHERSHASAAARWLRARIKAAAGQLRTA; this is encoded by the coding sequence ATGAGAGACCAGGACCTTTTCGACAAGATCGACCTCCACCTCATCCGGGTCCTGCACACCGTGTTGACCGAACGCAGCGTCTCCCGCGCCGCCGTGCGCCTGGGCATGCACCAGCCGCAGGTGTCCGCGGCGCTGCGCCGGCTACGCGAGCTGGCCGGCGATCCGCTGCTGGTGCGCTCGGGCACGGGCATGGTGCCCACCGATGCCGCGCTGCGCATGGTCGAACCCAGCGCCCGCATCCTGCGCGCCGCCGAGTCGCTGTTCTCCGACGCGCGCGGGTTCGACCCGGCCACCACCGCCCAGACCTTCCGCGTCGCCGCCAGCGACTACCTGGACCCGCAGTTCCTGCCCGCCCTGGTGGCCGACGTGAAGGCCCAGGCGCCGCACGCCGGCATCGAGATCCACCCGCTGTCGCCCGACGGCCACTACTCCGAGCGGCTGGCCCAGGGCGAGGTCGACGTGGTGATCGGCAACTGGCTGCAGCCGCCGGGCGACCTGCACCGCGCCGAGCTGTTCACCGACCCGGTGGCCTGCCTGGTCGGGCGCGACCACCCCGCCGTGCGGCGCGGCTGGAGCGCCGACGACTGGCTGGCCGCCGAGCACGTCGCGCCGACGCCGCTGCACCCCGGCGCGCGCGGCGTGATCGACGAGCACCTGGAGAGCCTGGGGCTGGCGCGCAACATCACCGCCCGCTGCGCCCACTTCGGCCTGATTCCGGCCATGGTGGCCGCCAGCCTGCTGGTGATGACCACCGGCCGCCAGTTCTGCGAGCGCTATGCCGGCGGGCTGCCGCTGGCCATCCTGCCGCCGCCGATAGACTTCCCGCCGCTGACCTATTACCAGCTGTGGCACGAGCGCAGCCATGCCTCGGCCGCGGCGCGGTGGCTGCGCGCCCGCATCAAGGCCGCCGCCGGCCAGCTGCGAACCGCCTGA
- the xdhB gene encoding xanthine dehydrogenase molybdopterin binding subunit, producing MTARDDEFTSATGGGPAGPADAGERNLAPATVSPHAPAAAQPAMGRSRPHESARAQVMGAATYIDDIAEIKGTLHAAPILSTVAHGRLRGIDPAAALALPGVHGVVLAGDIPGDPVLATFVHDEPVFARDSVQHVGQVVGLVVAETVMQARRAARLVKLDIEPLPAVLDVREAHAKQSYVLPPIVVRRGEPEQALARARHRLSGQLEVGGQEHFYLEGQVAYALPLEQDQWWIHSSTQHPGEVQHWVAHALGLENNAVTVECRRMGGGFGGKETQAGHMAVWAALAARKFGRPVKLRLDRDDDFLVTGKRHPFAYDWDAGFDDDGRLTGLKITMLANCGFSADLSGPVADRAVFHTDNAYYLGDVEIASYRCKTNTQSHTAFRGFGGPQGVILIEAILGEIARHLGIDALDVRKANLYGVEERNVTHYQMKVEDNILHPLIDRLEHTSHYRERRAEIAAWNATSPVIQRGLAITPVKFGISFTATFFNQAGALVHVFTDGSIQVNHGGTEMGQGLHTKVMQVVADELGVPFERVRCTATETGKVPNASATAASSGTDLNGRAAQFAARNVRDNLAAFVAGLDGCGAGAVSFRAGQVLSPKATRSFDEVVKAAYANRIQLWSDGFYRTPKIHYDKATLTGRPFFYFAYGAACTEVAIDTLTGESRVLAVDILHDVGTSLNPAIDIGQIEGGFIQGVGWLTTEELVWNGRGALATHAPSTYKIPATGDVPEHFRIEFWPEPNREDNVGGSKAVGEPPFMLAVSAWEALRDAVAQARGDRRAPLVAPATAENVLKALRRGRSAGAVAP from the coding sequence ATGACCGCCCGCGACGACGAATTCACCTCGGCCACCGGCGGCGGCCCGGCCGGCCCGGCGGATGCCGGCGAGCGCAACCTGGCGCCCGCCACCGTCTCGCCGCACGCCCCTGCGGCGGCGCAGCCCGCCATGGGCCGCTCGCGCCCGCACGAGAGCGCGCGCGCCCAGGTGATGGGCGCGGCCACCTACATCGACGACATCGCCGAGATCAAGGGCACGCTGCACGCCGCGCCCATCCTGTCGACCGTGGCGCACGGCCGGCTGCGCGGCATCGACCCGGCCGCCGCGCTGGCCCTGCCCGGCGTGCACGGCGTGGTGCTGGCCGGCGACATCCCGGGCGACCCGGTGCTGGCCACCTTCGTGCACGACGAGCCGGTGTTCGCCCGCGACAGCGTGCAGCACGTCGGCCAGGTGGTCGGCCTGGTGGTGGCCGAGACCGTGATGCAGGCGCGCCGCGCCGCGCGCCTGGTCAAGCTCGACATCGAGCCCCTGCCGGCAGTGCTGGACGTGCGCGAGGCCCACGCGAAGCAAAGCTACGTGCTGCCGCCGATCGTCGTGCGCCGCGGCGAACCCGAACAGGCCCTGGCCCGGGCCCGGCATCGCCTGTCGGGCCAGCTCGAGGTCGGCGGCCAGGAGCACTTCTACCTGGAAGGCCAGGTCGCCTACGCGCTGCCGCTGGAGCAGGACCAGTGGTGGATCCACTCCAGCACCCAGCACCCCGGCGAGGTCCAGCACTGGGTGGCGCACGCGCTCGGGCTGGAGAACAACGCGGTGACGGTGGAGTGCCGGCGCATGGGCGGCGGCTTCGGCGGCAAGGAAACCCAGGCCGGCCACATGGCGGTGTGGGCGGCGCTGGCGGCGCGCAAGTTCGGCCGCCCGGTCAAGCTGCGGCTGGACCGCGACGACGACTTCCTGGTCACCGGCAAGCGCCACCCGTTCGCCTACGACTGGGACGCCGGCTTCGACGACGACGGCCGCCTGACCGGCCTGAAGATCACCATGCTGGCCAACTGCGGCTTCTCGGCCGACCTGTCCGGGCCGGTGGCCGACCGCGCGGTGTTCCACACCGACAACGCCTACTACCTGGGCGACGTCGAGATCGCCTCGTACCGCTGCAAGACCAACACCCAGAGCCACACCGCCTTCCGCGGCTTCGGCGGGCCGCAGGGCGTGATCCTGATCGAGGCGATCCTGGGCGAGATCGCGCGCCACCTGGGCATCGACGCACTCGACGTGCGCAAGGCCAACCTCTACGGCGTCGAGGAGCGCAACGTCACCCACTACCAGATGAAGGTGGAGGACAACATCCTGCATCCGCTCATCGACCGCCTCGAACACACCTCGCACTACCGCGAGCGGCGCGCCGAGATCGCGGCCTGGAACGCGACCAGCCCGGTGATCCAGCGCGGGCTGGCGATCACGCCGGTCAAGTTCGGCATCAGCTTCACCGCCACCTTCTTCAACCAGGCCGGCGCGCTGGTGCACGTGTTCACCGACGGCAGCATCCAGGTCAACCACGGCGGCACCGAGATGGGCCAGGGCCTGCACACCAAGGTGATGCAGGTGGTGGCCGACGAACTGGGGGTGCCGTTCGAGCGGGTGCGCTGTACCGCCACCGAGACCGGCAAGGTGCCCAATGCCTCGGCCACCGCCGCCTCCAGCGGCACCGACCTGAATGGCCGCGCGGCCCAGTTCGCCGCCCGCAACGTGCGCGACAACCTGGCGGCCTTCGTCGCCGGGCTGGACGGCTGCGGCGCCGGCGCGGTGAGCTTCCGCGCCGGCCAGGTGCTCTCGCCCAAGGCCACCCGCAGCTTCGACGAGGTGGTCAAGGCCGCCTATGCCAACCGCATCCAGCTGTGGAGCGACGGCTTCTACCGCACGCCCAAGATCCACTACGACAAGGCCACCCTGACCGGCCGGCCGTTCTTCTACTTCGCCTACGGCGCCGCCTGCACCGAGGTGGCGATCGACACGCTGACCGGCGAGAGCCGGGTGCTGGCGGTGGACATCCTGCACGACGTCGGCACCTCGCTGAACCCGGCCATCGACATCGGCCAGATCGAGGGCGGCTTCATCCAGGGCGTGGGGTGGCTGACGACCGAGGAGCTGGTCTGGAACGGCCGGGGCGCACTGGCCACCCACGCCCCCAGCACCTACAAGATCCCGGCCACCGGCGACGTGCCCGAGCACTTCCGCATCGAGTTCTGGCCCGAACCGAACCGAGAGGACAACGTCGGCGGCAGCAAGGCCGTGGGCGAGCCGCCCTTCATGCTGGCCGTCAGTGCCTGGGAGGCGCTGCGCGACGCCGTGGCGCAGGCGCGCGGCGACCGCCGGGCCCCGCTGGTGGCGCCGGCCACCGCGGAGAACGTGCTCAAGGCCCTGCGGCGGGGCAGGTCGGCCGGAGCGGTCGCCCCCTGA
- a CDS encoding ABC transporter permease codes for MESYALLLAATLNAGTVLALAALGLLINEKAGIVNLGAEGMMLCAALAAFAAVVHSGSDTLGFLAGVGAAALLAAIFGVLVIWLNTNQYATGLALSLFGAGFSAFAGIGYVQEKLPERLHFTIPFLGDIPLLGPALFRQHPMVYLAIGLVAWLVWFLYRSRAGLVLRSVGESPESAHALGYPVRLIRLAAVVAGGALCGLAGAYLILVYTPLWVEGMVAGRGWIALALTTFATWRPARVLLGAYLFGGVTMLQFHLQGAGVDVATQFLTMLPYLATIVVLALISRNPTWIRVNMPASLGKPFHPGS; via the coding sequence ATGGAAAGCTACGCACTCCTGCTGGCCGCCACGCTCAACGCCGGCACCGTGCTGGCGCTGGCGGCCCTGGGCCTGCTGATCAACGAGAAGGCCGGCATCGTCAACCTGGGCGCCGAAGGGATGATGCTGTGCGCCGCGCTGGCGGCATTCGCCGCCGTGGTGCACAGCGGCAGCGACACGCTGGGTTTCCTGGCCGGCGTCGGCGCGGCGGCGCTGCTGGCAGCCATCTTCGGGGTGCTGGTGATCTGGCTCAACACCAACCAGTACGCCACCGGGCTGGCGCTGAGCCTGTTCGGCGCCGGCTTCTCGGCCTTCGCCGGCATCGGCTACGTGCAGGAAAAGCTGCCCGAGCGGCTGCACTTCACCATCCCCTTCCTGGGCGACATCCCGCTGCTCGGGCCGGCGCTGTTCCGCCAGCACCCGATGGTGTACCTGGCGATCGGCCTGGTCGCCTGGCTGGTCTGGTTCCTGTACCGCTCGCGCGCCGGCCTGGTGCTGCGCTCGGTCGGCGAGTCGCCCGAGTCGGCCCACGCGCTGGGCTACCCGGTGCGGCTGATCCGGCTGGCCGCGGTGGTGGCGGGCGGCGCGCTGTGCGGGCTGGCCGGCGCCTACCTGATCCTGGTCTATACCCCGCTGTGGGTGGAAGGCATGGTGGCCGGGCGCGGCTGGATCGCGCTGGCGCTGACCACCTTCGCCACCTGGCGCCCGGCGCGGGTGCTGCTGGGCGCCTACCTGTTCGGCGGCGTGACCATGCTGCAGTTCCACCTGCAGGGCGCCGGGGTCGACGTCGCCACCCAGTTCCTGACCATGCTGCCCTACCTGGCCACCATCGTGGTGCTGGCGCTGATCTCGCGCAACCCGACCTGGATCCGGGTCAACATGCCGGCCTCCCTGGGGAAACCCTTCCATCCCGGCTCATAA
- a CDS encoding ABC transporter ATP-binding protein — MTEPAARLQLQGITKRYPAVVANDGISLSVRPGQAHAVLGENGAGKSTLMKIIYGSVKPDAGQILWNGRPVQVRNPQEARALGISMVFQHFSLFDTLTVAENVWLGLGKRLKLAEVTRRIEAKASEYGLPIDPSRPVHTLSVGEMQRVEIIRALLTDPQLLILDEPTSVLTPQAVDKLFVVLRQLAAEGCSILYISHKLHEIRALCDACTVLRGGRVTGECDPRQESNASLSRMMIGAEPPELEHHERQPGEVVLQVQRLALERESPFGVDLDGIDFQVRAGEVVGIAGVSGNGQRELLYALSGEDRRARPEAIRLGGQAAGRMGPAHRRHLGLHFVPEERLGRGAVPSLGLAHNLMLTRTDAVGRSGWVNVKALQRQAGDIIRRFNVKAGGPEAAAQSLSGGNLQKFIVGREIDARPKLLVISQPTWGVDVGAAAQIRSEILALRDAGCAVLVVSEELEELFELSDRLHVIAKGRLSPSLPRAQATVEKIGAWMSGLWDAPPAVAAREAANA; from the coding sequence ATGACCGAACCCGCCGCCCGCCTCCAGTTGCAGGGCATCACCAAGCGCTACCCCGCCGTCGTGGCCAACGACGGCATCTCGCTGTCCGTGCGGCCCGGGCAGGCCCACGCCGTGCTGGGCGAGAACGGCGCCGGCAAGTCCACGCTGATGAAGATCATCTACGGCTCGGTCAAGCCCGACGCCGGGCAGATCCTGTGGAACGGCCGGCCGGTGCAGGTGCGCAACCCGCAGGAGGCGAGGGCGCTGGGCATCAGCATGGTGTTCCAGCACTTCAGCCTGTTCGACACGCTGACCGTGGCCGAGAACGTCTGGCTCGGCCTCGGCAAGCGCCTGAAGCTGGCCGAGGTCACCCGCCGCATCGAGGCCAAGGCCTCCGAGTACGGCCTGCCGATCGATCCCTCGCGGCCGGTGCACACGCTGTCGGTGGGCGAGATGCAGCGGGTGGAGATCATCCGCGCGCTGCTGACCGACCCGCAGCTGCTGATCCTGGACGAGCCGACCTCGGTGCTGACGCCGCAGGCCGTCGACAAGCTGTTCGTGGTGCTGCGCCAGCTCGCCGCCGAGGGCTGCAGCATCCTGTACATCAGCCACAAGCTGCACGAGATCCGCGCCCTGTGCGACGCCTGCACTGTGCTGCGCGGCGGCCGGGTCACCGGCGAGTGCGACCCGCGCCAGGAAAGCAACGCCTCGCTCAGCCGCATGATGATCGGCGCCGAGCCGCCCGAGCTGGAGCACCACGAGCGCCAGCCCGGCGAGGTGGTGCTGCAGGTGCAGCGGCTGGCGCTGGAGCGCGAATCGCCGTTCGGCGTCGACCTGGACGGCATCGACTTCCAGGTGCGGGCCGGCGAGGTGGTGGGCATTGCCGGCGTGTCCGGCAACGGCCAGCGCGAGCTGCTGTACGCGCTGTCGGGCGAGGACCGGCGCGCCCGCCCCGAGGCCATCCGGCTGGGTGGGCAGGCGGCCGGCCGCATGGGCCCGGCGCACCGGCGCCACCTGGGCCTGCACTTCGTGCCCGAGGAGCGGCTGGGCCGCGGCGCCGTGCCCTCGCTCGGGCTCGCGCACAACCTGATGCTGACCCGCACCGACGCCGTCGGCCGCTCGGGCTGGGTGAACGTCAAGGCGCTGCAGCGCCAGGCGGGGGACATCATCCGCCGCTTCAACGTCAAGGCGGGCGGACCCGAGGCCGCGGCGCAGTCGCTGTCGGGGGGCAACCTGCAGAAGTTCATCGTCGGGCGCGAGATCGACGCCCGGCCGAAGCTGCTGGTGATCTCGCAGCCGACCTGGGGCGTCGACGTCGGCGCGGCGGCGCAGATCCGCAGCGAGATCCTGGCGCTGCGCGACGCCGGCTGCGCCGTGCTGGTGGTCAGCGAGGAACTGGAGGAGCTGTTCGAATTGAGCGACCGCCTGCACGTGATCGCCAAGGGCCGCCTGTCGCCCTCACTGCCGCGGGCCCAGGCCACGGTGGAGAAGATCGGCGCGTGGATGAGCGGGCTGTGGGATGCGCCGCCCGCCGTCGCCGCCCGGGAGGCCGCCAATGCTTAG
- a CDS encoding alpha/beta hydrolase, with translation MAKPTETVPSLLSRHIPRPLVLAVEEALTAGAARAYAAAEGMQDGHLPHVVGQLRHFHMNEAFHQALALAEAQPTALRGNTVVTGRTGVVTLARFNIPEGFWVNGRRSKTRRQMALANSSIEPLVQHGLFTNYAPPADAVAFFVACFSGSIRVQPEGPVSIQIAVPNPQMTGWLYRAPLAAFIEQYEDQAPAAAVNDRAVPRLKSAIVKKDEQDGTGRG, from the coding sequence GTGGCTAAACCTACCGAAACCGTTCCTTCTCTGCTTTCGCGGCATATTCCGCGCCCACTCGTCTTGGCCGTGGAGGAGGCGCTCACTGCCGGTGCAGCCCGAGCCTATGCGGCGGCCGAGGGCATGCAAGACGGCCATCTTCCCCATGTGGTCGGACAGCTCCGGCATTTCCACATGAATGAGGCATTCCATCAAGCGCTGGCACTCGCTGAGGCCCAGCCCACTGCTCTGCGTGGGAACACGGTGGTGACCGGGCGGACTGGTGTCGTGACCTTGGCTCGTTTCAACATCCCCGAGGGCTTCTGGGTGAACGGCAGGCGGAGCAAGACGCGGCGTCAGATGGCGCTTGCCAACAGTTCCATCGAGCCGCTCGTGCAGCACGGCCTCTTCACTAACTACGCCCCGCCTGCAGATGCCGTGGCATTTTTCGTCGCGTGCTTCAGCGGTTCGATCCGTGTGCAACCTGAGGGTCCGGTCTCGATCCAGATCGCTGTGCCGAATCCGCAGATGACTGGCTGGCTGTATCGCGCTCCGCTTGCCGCATTCATTGAACAATACGAGGATCAAGCTCCTGCCGCTGCCGTGAACGACCGCGCTGTGCCGCGCCTCAAGAGCGCCATCGTCAAGAAGGACGAACAGGACGGGACCGGGCGTGGCTAG
- the xdhA gene encoding xanthine dehydrogenase small subunit, whose product MDSRTIRFIRRGRPVVLGNVPPDRTLLEVLREDLGATGTKEGCGEGDCGACTVVVGEPDGERLRFRAVNSCIRLAHSIDGLALWTVEDLAAADGTLHPAQQALLDSHGSQCGFCTPGFVMSLFGMYQNHVVPGEPVTRALAQEELSGNLCRCTGYRPILDAAQRMGELPRVAVDEGQVLAQLRDLRRAGDEAATYLAPDTLAGLLAARAAHPEAQVVAGCTDVGLWVTKQHRRFAQVLDVTRARELLRIEDYPQHLAIGAAVSLTDAFAALVAERPQLKTFASRFAGLPVRNAGTLGGNVANGSPIGDSMPLLIALGAQLVLMKQGGHRQLPLESFHTGYRANVLAPNELVAWILVPRPREGEFLRAYKISKRFDDDISAVCLVVRLELEDGRVARIGIGAGGVAATPVRATNTEAFLAGQPWTADTARQAAQVLRAEFQPISDMRASAAYRSEVLGNLLQRFWLESQGAASINLEQFQLQEAAA is encoded by the coding sequence ATGGACAGCAGAACGATTCGATTCATCCGCCGCGGCCGACCGGTCGTGCTGGGCAATGTACCACCCGACCGCACCCTGCTCGAGGTGCTGCGCGAGGACCTGGGCGCCACCGGCACCAAGGAAGGCTGCGGCGAGGGCGACTGCGGCGCCTGCACCGTGGTGGTCGGCGAGCCCGACGGCGAGCGGCTGCGCTTCCGGGCCGTGAACAGCTGCATCCGGCTGGCGCACTCGATCGATGGGCTGGCGCTGTGGACGGTCGAGGACCTGGCGGCGGCCGACGGCACGCTGCACCCGGCCCAGCAGGCCCTGCTCGACAGCCACGGCTCGCAATGCGGCTTCTGCACGCCCGGCTTCGTGATGAGCCTGTTCGGCATGTACCAGAACCACGTGGTGCCGGGCGAACCGGTGACGCGGGCCCTGGCGCAGGAGGAGCTGTCCGGCAACCTGTGCCGCTGCACCGGGTACCGGCCGATCCTGGATGCGGCGCAGCGGATGGGGGAGCTGCCGCGGGTGGCCGTGGATGAGGGCCAGGTCCTGGCGCAACTGCGGGATCTGCGTCGCGCCGGGGACGAGGCGGCCACCTATCTGGCCCCCGACACCCTCGCCGGCCTGCTGGCCGCCCGCGCCGCCCACCCCGAGGCCCAGGTGGTCGCCGGCTGCACCGACGTCGGCCTGTGGGTCACCAAGCAGCACCGCCGCTTCGCCCAGGTGCTGGACGTGACCCGCGCGCGCGAGCTGCTTCGGATCGAGGACTACCCGCAGCACCTGGCGATCGGCGCCGCCGTCAGCCTGACCGACGCGTTCGCCGCGCTGGTGGCCGAGCGACCGCAACTCAAGACCTTCGCCAGCCGCTTCGCCGGCCTGCCGGTGCGCAATGCCGGCACGCTGGGCGGCAACGTCGCCAACGGCTCGCCGATCGGCGACTCGATGCCGCTGCTGATCGCGCTGGGCGCGCAATTGGTGCTGATGAAGCAGGGCGGGCACCGCCAGCTGCCGCTGGAATCGTTCCACACCGGCTACCGCGCCAACGTGCTGGCGCCCAACGAGCTGGTCGCCTGGATCCTGGTGCCGCGGCCGCGCGAGGGCGAGTTCCTGCGCGCCTACAAGATCTCCAAGCGCTTCGACGACGACATCTCCGCCGTCTGCCTGGTCGTCCGGCTGGAACTGGAGGACGGCCGGGTGGCGCGCATCGGCATCGGCGCCGGCGGCGTGGCCGCCACGCCGGTGCGCGCCACCAACACCGAGGCGTTCCTGGCCGGCCAGCCCTGGACCGCCGACACCGCCCGGCAGGCCGCGCAAGTGCTGCGCGCGGAGTTCCAGCCGATCTCCGACATGCGGGCCTCGGCGGCGTACCGCAGCGAGGTGCTGGGCAACCTGCTGCAGCGGTTCTGGCTGGAAAGCCAGGGCGCCGCCTCGATCAACCTGGAGCAGTTCCAGCTGCAGGAGGCCGCCGCATGA